The genomic stretch TCGGGGCGACCCCCGGCGCGGGAGGCCAAAAGGGTGCCCAATCACGCGCAGGAGGGGATTTACGAATGACGACAGAAACAGGAACCTGGACAGTGAAAAAAGGCCTGGCCGAGATGCTCAAGGGCGGCGTGATCATGGATGTCACCACGCCGGAGCAGGCCAAGATCGCCGAGGAAGCCGGCGCCTGCGCCGTCATGGCGCTGGAGCGCGTGCCGGCTGATATCCGCGCCGCTGGCGGGGTGGCCCGCATGGCTGACCCGACGGTGATCCTGCGGATCATGGACGCTGTCACCATCCCGGTCATGGCCAAAGCCCGCATCGGCCACTTTGTCGAGGCTCAGGTGCTGGAGTCGCTGGGCATCGACTACATCGATGAGTCGGAAGTGCTGACGCCGGCCGATGATCTGTTTCATATCAACAAAAACGACTTCAAGGTGCCCTTCGTCTGTGGCGCCCGCAACCTGGGAGAGGCACTGCGGCGCATCGGCGAAGGCGCGGCCATGATCCGGACGAAAGGCGAGCCCGGCACCGGCAACGTGGTGGAAGCCGTGCGTCATGCCCGTCAGGTCATGAGCGAGATCCGCAAACTGACGACCCTGCCCAAGGAAGAGCGCATGTCCTTCGCCAAGGAGATCGGCGCCCCCTACGAACTCGTCTGCTTGGTGGCCGAGACAGGCCGCCTGCCCGTGGTCAACTTTGCCGCCGGCGGCATCGCCACCCCGGCTGACGCCGCCTTGATGATGCAGCTGGGCGTCGATGGCGTCTTCGTCGGCTCAGGCATCTTCAAATCGGGCGACCCTATCCGCCGGGCCAAGGCCATCGTGGCCGCCACGACCCATTACAACGACCCGAAGGTCATCGCCGAGGTGTCCAAAGACCTGGGCGAGCCGATGGTGGGCATCGAGATCCCGACCATCCCGGCGGAACAGCGCATGCAAGAGCGCGGTTGGTAGTCGGGGTCATGACCGAAGGCACGAACAAAAAGGGAGTTCCCATCAATAAAGCAGCCGATACAGAAAAAAAAGCGCTCACCATCGGCGTCCTGGCGATGCAAGGCGCCTTTCGCGAGCATGAGCAGATGTTGCGCTCCCTCGGCTGTGTCGTCGTGCAGGTGCGAAAGCCCGAGCAACTGTCCCGGTTGGACGGGCTGATTCTGCCTGGCGGCGAGAGCACCACCATCGGCAAGCTGATGGCCGATTTCGGCCTCGATGGGGCGATCCGGGAGCGGGCCGCTGCGGGGATGCCCCTCTGGGGCACCTGCGCTGGCTTGATCCTGCTGGCCCAGCGGATCGAGCGGTCAGCGCAGAAGCGCCTCGGCCTCATGGACATCACCGCCGTGCGCAACGCCTTCGGCCGCCAGGTCGACTCCTTCGAGATCGCCCTCGATATCCCGGTCCTTGACGGGCTCGATGCCCTCAGTACGGATGGCGTTGACGAGACGGCTATTGCTGATAAGACCGTCGATGCGAAGGAGACTGTCGATGCGAATCGGACCGGCGGCCACATCCGCAGGGGGGCCTTTCCTGCCGTTTTCATCCGCGCGCCCTACATCGCCGAGGCGGGGCCGGATGTGCAGATCTTGGCTCGCCACGAAGGCAAAGCTGTGCTGGCCCGCCAGGGACACCTCTTGGCTGCGGCCTTCCACCCCGAATTGACGACAGACGACCGGATGCACCGCTATTTTCTCAAGATGGTGGCGGAACGGGCGTGATCAGGGACGCGATGGATCGGCCGTCGCATTTCCCTTGCAAAGGCGCTGCCGCGCAGCTATCGTGACTCGTGAGAAGGTCACAGGCTTCTTGTTTTCCTGGGTTTTTGTCATCGAAAGGAGAAGCAATGGCTATTGCAATCGCCAACGGTGTTCGCCTGAGCTATGAGGTCTATGGCCCCGAAGAAGCGCCGGCGTTGCTCTTCACCCATGGAGCCGGCTGGGATCACCGACAGTGGCTGCCCCAGGTGGAGCCCTTCAGCCGTCACTACCGCGTCATCCTCTGGGATGTCCGGTTTCACGGTCGCTCAGGCTGCTGTGACCTTGCCGACCTGGACGACTTCAGCCGCGACCAGATGGCCCTTTTGGACCACCTCGGCGTCGAGCAGGCTGTCCTCGTCGGCTGCTCCATGGGGGGGCACATCTCCCTGCGGACGGCCATCTTGTATCCTGAACGGGTGGCGGCTCTCGTCCTGATGGGCACGCCGGTGACGAGCGCCTACAACTGGCGAAACCGCTTAGCCATCACCCTGCAGGAAGGTTCGCTGAAAAAGTTTTTCAGCGAGTTGATCGACATCTCCCTGCAGGGCTTCTCCTTCTTCTTTTACGGACTCACTCTGCGTTTCGCCACCATGGAAAAGATTGCAAGCATGCATGCCAAAGGGCTCAGCCTCTTTCACCCCGACTTAGAGGAGTACTTCTACGGCGTGACGGTGCAGCACCCCAAAGAGCGCTGGAACCTGATCTGGGAGATCGCCTGCCGCATGGAGACGCTGGCCGACCTCTCCAAGGTTGCTTGTCCGACCCTGGTCATCGAAGGCGACGCCGACTGGATGATGCGTCGCCAACACCGATTCATCTGCGAGGCCATCCCCCAGGCCTGCCACCGGCTGATCCCTGACGCCGGCCATGCCACCAACCTGGACAACCCCGAAGCGGTCAATGATTGTATTGCCGATTTTTTGCGGCAGACCCTGTTGCGAGATTGCGCCCAAAAGCAGCGGCGGCAGCTTGCGGGCGCCGGCTGCTAGCCAATCGTCACCGGCTGCCGAGAATTGCCCTAATTTTTTAACATAAAAAGTCTTGTCAATCATCCACGCCTGTGCTACACTCCATGGTAACGTCCTCACCTTGGAAGAAGCGATGACGGGGAACAGTAATCGGAGAAAAGGCACAGAAAGTTGGCGGTTGATGCGAGCCAACCCGAGGATCCGGTGAATTTCCACCCCTGAGCTGGCGGCGATGAGCCGGCCCGGTCATGTCCGTTATGCATGTCGAGCGGGCCTTTCCTGACGGAAAGGTCAAGCAGGGTGGCAACACGGGTCACAGCCTCTCGTCCCTGACACAACAGTCATGGAGCGAGGGGTTTTTTATATTTTATCCTCTGCATACACGATCAGGGCGCCACAAAGGGCGCAAGGTACCAAAGGAGGCGCACTCTTTTTGTTTGAAAAAGAATATCTGATGCTTCCCGGACCGACGCCTGTTCCGCCTCGGCTCCTGCGGGCGCTGTCGGAACCGCTGATCAACCACCGGGGGCCGAGTTTCAAGCGCCTCATCGACGAAGTCACCGAAGGCATCAGGTATGCCTACCAGACAAAAAACGACGTCCTCATCCTGCCTTCTTCCGGGACGGGCGGCATGGAGGCGGCCATCGTCAACTTCCTGTCCCCCGGCGACAAGGTCCTCGCCCTTTCCATCGGCGCCTTCGGCGATCGCTTCGCCACCATCGCCCAGACCTACGGATGCATCGTCGACAAGGTGGACTTCGAATGGGGCACCGCTGTCGACCTGAACGTGGTCAAGGCGAAACTGGCCGCCGATGTGAACAAGGAATATAAAGCCATCCTGGTCACCCACAACGAAACGTCCACCGGCGTCTGCAACGACCTCAAAGGCCTCAGCGAGATCCGTGGCGACCACCCCGCCTTGATCCTCGTTGACTCCGTTTCCGGCCTTGGCGTCATGGAAGTGAAGACCGACGAGTGGGGCCTCGACGTTATCGTCACGGCCGCCCAAAAAGGCTTCATGATCCCGCCGGGCGTCGCCTTCGTCTCCGTCAGCCCTCGGGCTTGGGCGGCTTATGAGAAATCGACAGCCCCCAAGTTCTACTGGGACCTCGGCTCCGCCAAGAAGTTTCTCGAAAAAGGCCAGACCCCGGTCACCCCGGCCATCCCGCAACTGACAGGCCTTCGAGAAGCGCTCCAGCTCTTTCGGGAAAAAGGCAGGGAGGCTGTCTTCGCCAAGCAGCGCTACCTGCGGGACATCACCCGCGCCGGCGTGAAAGCCCTCGGGCTGAAACTGCTGGCTGATGACGCCGTCGCCTCCGCCGCCGTCACCGCCGTCTGGGCGCCCGAAGGCATCGAGGCCAAGGCCATCAACAAGAGGATGCGCGAAGCACACAATGTGGTCCTTGCCGGCGGTCAGAAGAAGCTGGAGAACAAGATCTTCCGCATCGGCCACCTCGGGTATGGGCAGCACCTCGACGTCCTGGCCACCGTCGCCGCCCTGGAGATGACCCTCAAAGAACTCGGCTACCCTGTTGAACTGGGCGCCGGCGTCAAGGCAGCACAAGAAGTCATTATGTCAAGAAAGGGGCTACTCTAAACCATGCGCGTGCTTGTATGTGACCCGATTTCGCAAAAAGGGATTGATGTCCTCACCTCGGCCGGCGATGTCGCCGTCGACGTGAAACTGAAACTGACAGAAGATCAAATCGTCGAGATCATCGCCGAATACGATGCTGTCGTCGTCCGTTCAGAAACAAAAATCACCAAGCGGATCATCGAAGCGGCCGACCGGTTGAAAGCCATCGGCCGGGCCGGCGTCGGCGTCGACAACATCGACGTGGAAGCGGCCACCCGGAAGGGCATCGTCGTCGTCAACGCCCCCGAAGGCAACACCATCGCCGCTGCCGAACTGACAGTGGCCCACATCCTCGCCATCGCCCGCAACGTCGGTTCTGCCAACCTGTCCTTGAAAGGCGGCAAATGGGACCGCAGCAAGTACACCGGCATTGAATTAAAAGGCAAAACACTGGGCATCCTGGGACTGGGCAAAATTGGATCGGAAGTGGCCAAGCGCGCCCGCGCCTTCGACATGACTGTCATCGCCTACGACCCCTACGCCTCCGTGGAAAAGGCGAAGAGCCTCGGCGTCACCGTCACCGACCTGGAGACGGTCTTCCGCCAGTCTGACTTTATCACTGTTCACATGCCTAAGACGAAAGACACCTACCGCATGATCAGCGCCGCCCAGTTTGCCATCATGAAAGAAGGCGTCCGCATCGTCAACTGCGCCCGCGGCGGCATCATCGACGAGCAAGCCCTTTACGACGCCATTCAGTCGGGCAAAGTAGCCGCCGCCGGCCTCGACGTCTTTGAAAAAGAGCCCTGCACCGACAGCCCCCTCTTTGCCCTCGACCAGGTCACCGCCACGCCCCACCTGGGCGCTTCCACCAAGGAAGCCCAGGTCAACGTGGCCATCGACGTGGCCTACGACATCCTGCGGGTGCTCCGCGGCGAAGCCGTCAGCGCTGCCGTCAACATCCCCGCCGTTAAACAAGAGATGATGACCATCTTCAAACCCTATCTCAATCTGGTGGAGAAGATGGGCAGCTACCTTGGCCAGACCATCGGCAACCGCATCGAGAAGGTGGCCATCACCTTCAAGGGCGATGTGGCCAAATACGATGTCACCCCCTTGACGACGACGCTGCTCAAAAACCTGCTCAAATACGCCCTTGAAGAGTCCGTCAACTACGTCAATGCCCCCCATGTAGCCAAAGCGCGCGGCATCCAGGTCATTGAAGCGAAGACATCCGACGCGCAGGACTACGCTGTCCAGATCTGTGTCGTCGTTGAGACCGACCAGGGCAAGCGCCAGGTCAGCGGCACGCTGCTGAGGAACAAGCCCCGCTTTGTCAGCATCGACGGATATGACATGGATATGGCTCCCGAAGGCCACATGCTTGTCGTCCCTCATACGGACAAACCGCGGATCATCGGCCAACTGGGCACCATCATCGGCGAACATAACGTCAACATCGCCGGCATGCACCTGGGCCGCAAAGACTTCGGCGGCAACGCCGTCGCCATCCTCACCATCGACGGCCCCGTGCCCGCCGCGGTTTTGACCGACCTGGCCAAGATCGACGGCGTGGCTGACGTGAAATATGTCAACCTCGGTTAAGTCGCCCAGTCTCCCGCGACTCGCTGCTTCTCCTACTCTGTTCCGGGAGGGATCCCTTTGCTGGACACCAAGTTTGTACGCGCCAATCCCGAGGCGGTGCAGGAAGCCCTGCAAAAACGGGGCGCCAACATCTCCTTAGACGATTTTCTCGAACTGGACCGCCGCCGGCGCGCCCTGGTGGTGGAGGTGGAGAGCCTCAAAGCCAAGCGCAACGCCGTTTCGGCTGAGATCGCCCGCAGGAAAAAGGCCAAGGAAGACGCCGAGGCCCTGATCGCCGAGATGCGCCAGGTGGGCGATCAGATCAAGGCCCTCGACGACGAGCTGACCCGGATCGAACTCGACATGGACAACCGGATGCTCTATATCCCCAACATCCCCCACGCCTCTGTTCCCGTCGGCACATCGGAGGAGGACAACGTGGAGGTGCGGCGCTGGGGAACGCCGCGGACCTTCGACTTCCCGGTCAAAGCCCATTGGGACATCGGCGAGGACCTCAACATCCTTGACTTTCAGCGCGGCGCCAAGATCTCCGGCGCCCGCTTCACCGTCTACAAAGGCCTCGGCGCTCGATTGGAGCGAGCCGTCATCAACCTGATGATGGACACCCATGCCCAGCGGGGCTACACGGAAGTCTTGCCGCCTTATCTCGTCAACCGGCAGTCCATGCTCGGCACAGGTCAGTTGCCCAAGTTCGCCGAAGATATGTTCGCCGTCGCCGGGACTGACTACTACCTCATCCCCACCGCCGAAGTGCCTGTGACCAACCTCTACACCAACGAGATCTTGGACGCCGACAAGCTGCCCATCCACCACTGCGCCTATTCGGCCTGTTTTCGCGCCGAAGCCGGTGCCGCCGGGCGGGACACGCGCGGCCTCATCCGCCAGCACCAGTTCAACAAGGTGGAACTCGTCAAGTTCACCAGGCCCGAAAACTCCTATGACGAGTTGGAGAAGCTGACGAAGGATGCTGAGCACATCCTGCAATTGCTGGGCCTGCCCTATCGGGTGATCACCCTCTGCACCGGCGACATGGGCTTCTCAGCGGCCAAGACCTACGACATCGAGGTCTGGCTGCCGAGCTTCGGCGCTTACCGAGAGATCTCCTCCTGTTCGAACTTCGAGGACTTCCAGGCGCGGCGGGCCAACATCCGCTTCCGGCCGAGCCCCAAGGCCAAGCCTGAATTCGTCCACACCCTGAACGGCTCCGGACTCGCCGTCGGTCGCACCGTCGCCGCCATCTTGGAGAACTGCCAGCAGCCGGACGGCAGCGTCGTCATCCCCGAGGCGCTGCGCCCCTACATGGGCGTCGACGTCATCGGCGGCTGATTGTCCGCACCTCACCTACTTTGAAAGAGTTTCCTATCTTAGGAGACTCTTTCTTTTTGCTTGCAGCAGGATTTGAACGTTTAGCGCCGAAGAAAGATCATCTATCTGCTTGCCTGAATGCATGTTTTTGGAATTCCATTATATATGAAAAAACGATGAAATAGACAGGCCTTAGGGACTTTTTCTGTTTTGTTGAAACGGAGGGGGCTTACTTTGCATACGCTGGCGTCCCTTGCGAGCAGGGAATTGGTTACGTTGCAGGGGGAAGCGTTGTTGGTCGACGCCGTGACGCTGATGAGTGATAAAAACATCAGCAGTGTGTTGGTGACGCGCGGTTCCGCCGTCGTCGGGATCATCACGGAACGGGATCTGGTGCGGCTGGTTGCCACCGGCATCGATCCGCTGAAAACGGCGGTCGAGGCGGTCATGACCAGTCACCTTGTCCATCTGCCTGAAACAGTGCCGATCGATGAAGCCCTGTATGTGATGGAAAAAGAAAAAGTCCGTCACCTGCTAGTCACCGGCGTTGATGCCGACGTCGCCGTCAGCGAGCCCTGCGCCGAACGCTACCGCAAGCACCAACTCCGCGCCGACGACAAGGGTATCCTCTCGGCCAAGGGCATCATCACCTATACCGATGTGGTCCGCAAGTTGGAAGAGGAGTTTTTCAAAAAGCCGCTGACCGTCTCCGACTGCATGTCCACGACGCTGCACCGCACTGACGCCAGTACGGACATCAAAGTCGCTTTCGCCATCATGAATGCGCAGCGCCTCAGCTCCCTGCTCATCGACCGGCATGGCAAGACGGTCGGCATCCTGACCGAACGGGATGTGGTGCGCTTCATGCGCAGCGGCCGCAGCCTTGACAGCAGCATCACCGAGGTCATGAGCCCCTCGCCGATGACCGTCTCCCAGGAGGTGTCCCTCTTCGAGGCGGCCCGCATCATGGAGCAGCATCGCATCCGCCGGCTGCTGGTGCGCGACCCTGAGGGGCGCATCTGCGGCATGGTCAGCCACTCCGACATCGTCCGGGCGGTGCGCAAGAACTACCGCAGCGTCTTGCAGGGAGAGGCGGCGCGCAGCCGCAAAGCCCTCAGCCTGATCGGCGAAGGTGTGGCTGAGCTGGATGGCAAAACCTTCCGCGTGCTCTGGATCAACCCGGCGGGCGCCGAGATGCTGGGGTTGAACAACAGCTCCGAAGCCCTCGGCTGGGAGTTTACCGGCTTTTTGGACGCCAAAGCGGCGGACCTGATCCACCGCGATTTCATCCAGCGCACCTCCCGCGACGCCCTCCTTTGCACGACGGCCTTGCCGCGACCGGGGGAGCGCTACCTCTGGCTTTCCTATGAGATGACCTGTGACTTCCGGGGTGAGCCCTGCATCCGCGCCGTCTTTCGGGACGTTACCTACCTGGCTGCCGCCCAGGAGACCTTGCAGGAGGAAAAGGCGCGCCTGCAGATGAGCTTTCAGGCGTCCCGAGAAGGGATCCTCATCCTTTCCGAAGAGGGGCACCTGATCGAGATGAACTGGCGCGCTCGGGAACTGCTTCGCCTGCCGGACCGCTCCGATATGACGCTGACGGTCCGGGAGTGGAGCAGAGAGGTCCGCCTCCTCGATGAGTCGGGAGACTTGATCCTCCTGAGCGAAGATCGGATTCGGGGCTTTATGGAAACGGGACAAGCCATCTACGACCAACTGCTGCGCCTTTCCTTCAACAGCGACGGCAAAAGTCTCTGGCTGATGGTCTCGGCGTCACCGATCCCCACGCGGCGCTGCATGGTCGTGACCCTCTATGACGTGACGGCCAGCAAGCAGAAGGAGCTGGAGATCCAGCGCTCCGAAAAGAAATACCGGACGCTCATTCACAACCTGACCGAAGCGGTCCTCCTCTTGTCACCTGCCGGCGACGTGATCGACCTCAACCCGGCGGCGAGGGAGATCCTGCAGGTGACGGAGAATCAGCCCTTGCCCCATCCCCTGGCAGAGTTCTACTGCACCTTTGTCGACCGGGAGGGGCGGCCGATCCCGACAGAGGAGATCGCCCGCTGGGAGGGTTCGCGGCGCAAGGCGCCCTTTAAAGACCGGGAGATCGGCATCCTAACGGGCGAACGGATCTACTGGGGCGTCCTCACCCAGACGCCTACCTTCAGCGATGATGGCACCGTCGAATCGATGATCGTCACCTTCAACGACTTGACCGAGTATATGGAAAGCAAACGCCAGGAGGAACTGCTCCTGAGCTGCTCCATCGACTTTGCCCGGGCCACGACGGAGGAGGAGGTCTACGCCATCCTGGCCCACTACCTGCGCCGCCTCGGCCGCGCCAACGGCAAGATCGACGCCATCCTGCTGCGCTGCGTGACGACCCCGGTCCAGCATCCGACCTTGATTCAATGGGCTGACGACGGGTTTTTCTTCACCGGCGAGTTTCACCCTGAGCGATGCAAAGCCTACGCCTCCGGCGTCGACCTGGTGGTGAAAGACGCCCGGATCGAGTACGGCTGCCCCTGCCATGAGGTCAACGCCGACCAAGGGAGCTACTTCTGCACCAACCTCAGCGTCGGCGGCCAGGTCGTGGGTGTGCTCCACCTCTACAGCGGCGCCACCGGATTTTTCAATGACCAGACGGCGCGGGTGGTGCGCAGCCTCCTGGCGCTGGCCGCGCCGACGATCAGCAACATGCGGCTCATCGACCACAACCGCCGCCTCTCACTGATCGATCCGCTGACCGGCCTGCATAACCGGCGCTACCTGGAACAAACCCTGGAAAACCTCCTTGTCCGATCGCGCGAGACGGAACGGCCCTTCTGCCTGATCATGGCCGACATCGATCAGTTCAAGGGGTTCAACGACACTTTCGGCCATGACGCCGGCGACAAGGCCTTGCGGATGGTGGCTGCCAACGTGCGCAACTGCCTGCGCGAAGAGGATATCGCCGTCCGCTTCGGCGGCGAAGAGATCACCGTCATCCTCATGGGCGTCTCCAAAGAACTGGCCGTCACCATCGCCGACCGCATCCGCAAACGGATCGAACAGACCCCCATCGAGATCGGTGACGGCCAACTTCAGTACATCACCCTCAGCATGGGCGTCTCGGCCTTCCCGGAAGACGGCAAGACCCTGGAGAAATTGATCCAGCGGGCCGACTTGGCCCTCTATGAAGCGAAGCGCCTCGGCAAGAACCGGGTGGCGGCTTTTGAGAAGGCGCAGTGACGGGGATGACCTGTCTTACCGAAAAGCCTGTACAGGTACAGGCTTGGCAAAAGGCAAAGGCACCGCAAAAGGCAAAAGCGCGTTGTGAAAACCCTGTAAAAAGCGCTAAAGAGGAAAACAGGCGACGCCCGTGGAAATGGGGAGAGGCGCCGCAAACGGCGCAGCGACAAAAAGGGAAGAGGGTGGAGCGGTATGCAGACGGTCGTTCCGAAAGAGGAAGATAATCTCAATCTCTCGGTGGAAGAAAGGCTCACAGCCATGGGCCTCGAACTCCCGGAGCTCATCCCGCCGGTGGCGGCCTATGTGCCTGCTGTCCGGACGGGCAACCTCGTCTTTACAGCCGGCCAACTGCCCTTCGTCAAAGGCCTTCTCCTCTACACCGGCAAGGTTGGCGCCGACCTGACAGCGGAAGAAGCGCGCCGGGCCGCCCGCCTCTGCGCCCTGAACTGCTTGACGGCCGTCAAATCGGTCACCGGCAGCCTCGACCGGATCGTCCGCATCGTCAAAGTCACCGGCTTCGTCAACGGCGCTCCTGGCTTCACCGGCCAGCCCGCCGTCCTCAACGGCGCCTCCGAGATCTTCGTCCAGATCTTCGGCGCCGCCGGCGAGCATGCTCGTTCGGCTGTCGGCGTGGCGGAATTGCCGCTGAACGCGCCAGTCGAGGTGGAGATCATCGTTGAGGTGGAGGCGTAAGGGATGAATTTTGCAAGGTGTCTTCCCATTGCTTTTTCCGGGTGACTGTGGTAACATATTTACGACTTTCTGCCGGGGCTTTGACGCTCTGGTGAATGCGGAGGGATGGCCGAGCGGTTGAAGGCGGCGGTCTTGAAAACCGTTGTAGGGGTGACTCTACCGTGGGTTCGAATCCCACTCCCTCCGCCAAATAAGCAAATCCTTATGAGCATGACTGTAGTCTAGGTTACGACTACAGTTTTTTATTATAGCAAAGAGATAAAGGGCCGCATCACCTGCGCTGCCGTGCCTAACACATCCCTTGGGGTGTCAAAGAGCCAGTTCCCAACAGAGCCATCTAGAAACCAGAGCAGCCGATCAAAGCCCCGGTTGGAGACGTGCTCCATGGCTCGGCGGATGACAAGGGATTCTTCGTAACAGGTTAGATACTGGGCTGCTTTTTCTGCGTAGTCTCCCATCCCCAGGAGGTCATAGGCCGCATGGACGCCTGTCAAGATGGCGTAGTACTGGCCGAAGCCGAGGAAGGGCATGACGGCGCCAAAACAGTTGCCTACAAAATAGGTGTTGCCGATGCGGGGATAGTAGCAGCGGCCGATGGGATAGCCGGAGATGTCCCAGGTATGGTGAATGTCGTGGGGCTCGCCGATGTCGCGGGCATAGCGGGCGAGGAAGCGGCTCCAGAAGACATCTATCGGCCGGGGAGATTTATCGGTCAGGCCATTGGAGGCTTCTGCTTGCAGGTGAGCGGGCGGATTTCCCGGAAGATCTGCCGGCTGGTTTACCGGCGGCTCGGGATAGGCGATGGCGCAGCAGGCTTCCTCTTCTGAATAGGGGATGAGGTAGGCGTATCCCTTTGGGGCGATCCGGTTGTCGAGCCAGGCGCAGACGATCTGCGGGTCAAAGCGGCCCCGGATGGTGGCGCCTTTCATGGCGACCCGAAAATCGATGCGGAAATTCTTCAGCCTCGCTGCATATTCGCTGTCGCCGGTAGCCAGCACAACATGGGTGAACTCTTGCAGCAGGTCTTGGTAGGTGTGTTTCGAATGGAATCGAATAGGAGCACGGACTTGGCGGGCCAGTTGGGCCTCCCAGGATTGGTGATGGCGTCCCCGGGTGGCGGAAAAGCCAATATGCCCTTGGAAGTCGCAACGGCGGTTCTCCGAAAAGACGACCAGTTTGGCTAGATTGGCCACTGGCTGCAGGTAGATGCCATGCTCTTTCGAGAAAAAGCGCAACATATCCATGACAGGGCGATGGAGGATCTCCATGTCAATTTCACCGGTGACGAAGCGATCGCCCACTTGACTGCGATCTTCGAAAATGGTCGGCTCGATCCCGTATCGCTCCAGCACAATGGCGCAACTCAACCCGGATAGGCCGGCCCCCATGATGGCAACGTTCATTTCCTCACCCGTTTTTTACTATGACCGCAAAGAGAGACGGCTATCCAATCTGCGGTTACCTCGAAAAGGGGCAACGCCCTGATCCTCCAGATGGAGGATCAGGGCGTTGGTTGTTTTTTC from Heliomicrobium modesticaldum Ice1 encodes the following:
- a CDS encoding RidA family protein — translated: MQTVVPKEEDNLNLSVEERLTAMGLELPELIPPVAAYVPAVRTGNLVFTAGQLPFVKGLLLYTGKVGADLTAEEARRAARLCALNCLTAVKSVTGSLDRIVRIVKVTGFVNGAPGFTGQPAVLNGASEIFVQIFGAAGEHARSAVGVAELPLNAPVEVEIIVEVEA
- a CDS encoding NAD(P)/FAD-dependent oxidoreductase, which translates into the protein MNVAIMGAGLSGLSCAIVLERYGIEPTIFEDRSQVGDRFVTGEIDMEILHRPVMDMLRFFSKEHGIYLQPVANLAKLVVFSENRRCDFQGHIGFSATRGRHHQSWEAQLARQVRAPIRFHSKHTYQDLLQEFTHVVLATGDSEYAARLKNFRIDFRVAMKGATIRGRFDPQIVCAWLDNRIAPKGYAYLIPYSEEEACCAIAYPEPPVNQPADLPGNPPAHLQAEASNGLTDKSPRPIDVFWSRFLARYARDIGEPHDIHHTWDISGYPIGRCYYPRIGNTYFVGNCFGAVMPFLGFGQYYAILTGVHAAYDLLGMGDYAEKAAQYLTCYEESLVIRRAMEHVSNRGFDRLLWFLDGSVGNWLFDTPRDVLGTAAQVMRPFISLL
- a CDS encoding diguanylate cyclase, whose product is MHTLASLASRELVTLQGEALLVDAVTLMSDKNISSVLVTRGSAVVGIITERDLVRLVATGIDPLKTAVEAVMTSHLVHLPETVPIDEALYVMEKEKVRHLLVTGVDADVAVSEPCAERYRKHQLRADDKGILSAKGIITYTDVVRKLEEEFFKKPLTVSDCMSTTLHRTDASTDIKVAFAIMNAQRLSSLLIDRHGKTVGILTERDVVRFMRSGRSLDSSITEVMSPSPMTVSQEVSLFEAARIMEQHRIRRLLVRDPEGRICGMVSHSDIVRAVRKNYRSVLQGEAARSRKALSLIGEGVAELDGKTFRVLWINPAGAEMLGLNNSSEALGWEFTGFLDAKAADLIHRDFIQRTSRDALLCTTALPRPGERYLWLSYEMTCDFRGEPCIRAVFRDVTYLAAAQETLQEEKARLQMSFQASREGILILSEEGHLIEMNWRARELLRLPDRSDMTLTVREWSREVRLLDESGDLILLSEDRIRGFMETGQAIYDQLLRLSFNSDGKSLWLMVSASPIPTRRCMVVTLYDVTASKQKELEIQRSEKKYRTLIHNLTEAVLLLSPAGDVIDLNPAAREILQVTENQPLPHPLAEFYCTFVDREGRPIPTEEIARWEGSRRKAPFKDREIGILTGERIYWGVLTQTPTFSDDGTVESMIVTFNDLTEYMESKRQEELLLSCSIDFARATTEEEVYAILAHYLRRLGRANGKIDAILLRCVTTPVQHPTLIQWADDGFFFTGEFHPERCKAYASGVDLVVKDARIEYGCPCHEVNADQGSYFCTNLSVGGQVVGVLHLYSGATGFFNDQTARVVRSLLALAAPTISNMRLIDHNRRLSLIDPLTGLHNRRYLEQTLENLLVRSRETERPFCLIMADIDQFKGFNDTFGHDAGDKALRMVAANVRNCLREEDIAVRFGGEEITVILMGVSKELAVTIADRIRKRIEQTPIEIGDGQLQYITLSMGVSAFPEDGKTLEKLIQRADLALYEAKRLGKNRVAAFEKAQ